A segment of the Aythya fuligula isolate bAytFul2 chromosome 27, bAytFul2.pri, whole genome shotgun sequence genome:
GCCcccccagggcagctgctgcgCCATGGGACAGCCCAGACCCCAGCCCTTTCAGTGGCAGCCCAGCGCTGCAGCACTCGCCCACGCTCCCCAAGGGCTCCTACCAGTTCGACCCCGATAACTTCGACTCCATGGATCCCTTTAAGCCCACCAAGACCCTTGCCAGCACTGCTGACTGCTGCCCCGCTACCGACAACAGCCTGAACGAGATCCTCGAGTCCCAGACGCTGGAGGTGCCGGATGAGCTCGCGCAGGGCAGGGACTCCCCGAAGAAGCCCAAATCGCGCCTGATAACGTGAGTGCCATGGCACACCCAAACCTTCTGGGAGAGCGACATGCGCCTCGGGCTCTCGTGTTGCTGCCCCCCTGGTTCTCTCTGCCCTTGTCCCGGTGGGGTGcgtctcccctctccctgccagccccccgcTGCTCAGGAGAAGGTGGGGTGAGAGGGACGGGTGTCACGGAGCAGGGCCGGCACGTGGTGCACTGCAAAGCCCCGgcacagagctgggggctggagcaggacctGCACAATGGGAGGATTTTGGGGTCTGGCTGGGGGCAGAGGTGCCCGTGCTGTGGGGTCAGGGGTCTCTGTGAGCCTCTGCAGCACAGTGGGAGGCTGCCGGGCTCTCCGGGCACACAGCAGCGTgcgtggggctgcagctgggggtggCTCCTGGCTGGTCAGATGCTGCTGGGGCATCCTGGGCACTGCCACTGGATTTCCCTTTTTGCgacaggggaagaggaggaggttaACAGGCAGGCCCTTTGTTGCTTTGTCACACCTGCACGGGCGGTGGGGACCTCGTTGTCCCTCGCCAAACTATCCCAGGGCATGTGGGAAGCTTTCAGTGCAGGTTTAGTTCCTGCACTGTGCTATTTAAAACCCCCCTGTAAGCAGGGACGTTTCCTAATGCCTGTGGGGAATGCAGGCAGCAGTACCCTCCTCTGGGAGCAGGTTTAATCATAAACCTTGCTATTTTCCTGGTTTTTCACCTGTCCTATCATGAATGTCCTCCAAACCGTGTGGCAGCGCTGAGTCTCAGCCTGCCTTTAAGAGCTTGAAGCTGTAGGgcacagaacagcagctgctgaggcagGGCTGGCCCTCTGCGGGTCTCTGAGCACACAGGGGACGCAGAGGGAACATTGCATGAGGGAGTAATTGCCCAGCCAATTTGGGGTCTTTTCAGGATAATTTGCCATTGCACTTAGCACTGGTGGCTGGAACCggctgaaagcaaaagcaggaaataaGCTTAGAAGGGGAAATTTGGGGAGCACAGAGATCGTGGCTGATTTGactgtaaaagcaaaacaagccaCTGCTCTGCTAATGGGATATccagcaggaaagctgggggggggggttgtgcGGGGACAGGAGGTAACGCCTGGGAGGCAAAGCCAAGGGCACGGTAGCAGTTTGTGTCTTAGACTGTGCAAAGAATCGAGGCGGGTGTCTGCAGAGCCCCCggggccagcaggagctggctgtgggtggaagcagcagggagagctgcagccccctctCCGTCGCCCAGagctgctgaggagcagggcTCCTGATTCAGTCTCATCCCACCTCTGGGAGCAGCGAGTGCAGAGTCTGAGCATCCGTTATCTGTGTCCTTCCCGACAAGCCAGAGCTGTGCAACTCGTTGTGTTTCTCCAGACGGGAGCTAATACCCAGGTCTTTTCACAcgcttttcttctctccatctgtctgtctcttTCCTGTCTATTCTCGGGTGCATCAGGACCACTGAACAAGtgaaatttctctgttttctgttgtaagtactctctgctgcctttctgtCATCCTTTCCTTGGTTGcttttttctgtcctctctcCGACTGGGTGTGTGTTGGCCCCACACGTCTCCATGGCATGCAGGCTCCTCCTCGCCCTGCGCCTCGCGCTCTGCTCCTGAcccgcgccccccgcgcccGGGGCGCCGAGAGCTGCACTGGAGGCCGGTGCCTGTGCTTGCTCTCACAGCATGCCCACCTGCAACGCGTTCGGGCGATGTACATCCTCAAAATCAGTGTGTCGGGGAGGGGGGCAGGTTTGTGAGTGCGGTCCAGCTCCAGATTTTAGTCCTGGAGGGGAGGGTGTCTTTACCGGTGCCGTGGAAAAtccctggggaaggagctgctgtggcAGGGGGTAGGGTGGAAAGCACCGGctggaaacaggtccctgggcgagggagctgctggtgctgcctctTGTGAGGGCAGTGGGAGGGCTGGGCTTATCCTTGGTCTTATGTTATCCATCTGAACGCCCTTCTTGTCTGCTTAGTGCCCGTTGCCATATGCACGAGCAAAATTAGAGCTTGGCTCAAGCGCGGACATCTGTGTCTCGGCTGAGAGCTGACCTGCCTTCTTACAGCCTGACTTTGTGCAGTGGCTCTTTGGGTTTGGGACCTGCAGCCTGGCGGCTCTGCCCATACCCAAGCAGCCAGCGGGCACGTGGGCAGTGCTGCGAGATCTGGGGTTATCCAGCCCAAAATGCTGGTGCCCAGAGCACATCGGGAACAGGGCTGCTGGTGTCCGCCTGTGCTGGCCTCAGGTTGGGGTCTGAGTTCGGGCTGCCCGCCTTGCCCCGCTGCACACCCCCTTGaatcacagagctgctgtcttGGTGTGCAGGGGGGAGATaaagcagccagcaggcagTGTGCCCGCAGCATCCGGAgaggctgggcagagcagaCAGGTTGCCACGGGCATGGTGAGCTGCGGTTTGATTCTTGCGTTAGGGAgtgatggagaaaaacagagcCAACAGCGATTTCTGTCTGACACGGCTGTGGGTGGCAGCGTGCAAACGAAATGCCCTTGTGCCATGGCACGTTGCTCATGCTCTGCCAGAGCATGTGTAGGATGGGACGGGGAGATGATTCCTAAAACCTAGGGCTGTCCCCCTGCAAATGTGCTCTGACCTCGGCCCTGCTgcggtgctgggtgctgtgggctGCCAGCCGAGCTGCCTGCGGGTCAGCGGGTGGCTGTCCTTGGGAAATTCAGGCATGGCAGCTCAGCTGGGAGATAACCAGCCCCGCAGCGAGGGGTGGCGAGCTGTGAGCTCATGCTGGGGTGTGGGCACTGCTCTCCTTCCCGTGCAAGGGGTGAGGGCCGTGGTGGTGCAGTCATCTCACTGCTGGCGTTGGTGGCACCGCATGTGCCGGGGCTGCTCCGTGACCGTCCGTCTGCTGCCTCCAACTGGTTCAAGATGCTGCAGCCCGTTATGTTGGGATGGAGCAAGGTCTGCAGTCCCGTGCaaccagcccagcagctggcaggatgGCGTGTCCCAGAATGAAGCCTCCGGAGGAGCTTTCGGTCGCGGATCACCTGCGAGAGCAACCTCTGGGCAGAGCTCTGGCCGGGCAGGCCTGGCCCACGTGGGAACGTGGATGCTGCAGAGACGGGCCCCGGCCACGCCAGCAGGGTCCGGGCAGCCTGGAAGTGCTTCGTTCCTGCAGCAAAGCAGCGTGCCCTCAGGCGTACCGCCGCTCGGGATGCACAGGCGAGCATGCAGCAAGGGACACCGTTCGTCTCAGGCTCCTTGGCAATTGCCTCTCTCGCCGCCAGTACCTTGGGTGTTATCTCTGACCCTTACCTTCGACAGGAATAAACACCTTGAAGACAAACCCTTTgtagttgtgtgttttttttgtgcttgttccttctgtttgttCCAGAACTTGCCCTGCCTCGGTACCGGTGAGTGTTTTCGCTGTTGCGCAGCGGGTGCAATGCTAgcgctggggctgctcccctctGCTTGGGCTGTCTCGCACGCGCCCCCcgcctctccccctcctccaaCCCCTGTgagccccagctcagcccagctctttctctctgtcccaCAGGAGTGGCTGCAAGGTGAAGAAATACGAGACACAGGCACTGGTGCTGGACGTCTGCTCCCAGGTAGGtgggagggctgctgctggcgtGGGGTGGCACGAGGAGAGCTGCCCGAAATGAAGTAACCGGGGTGCCCAGGCACGGCTGGATGCTGGCTGGGCTCGGTGGAGAAGCCTTTCCACATGTGGCTTCCCGGCCAGGCAGCTCGGTGGTTTGCTGGGGCCGTGCGTGCGGTGTCTTAGGACTTAGACCTGTCCCCTGCTGTGGGCCGGAGCAAAGCACCGAGCTCTGCGGTCGGGTTAATGGATTCTGCTCATTAATTCCTTCTGTTTGGGGCCTGGGGGGCTTCCTTCTGCCCAAGCCTGCCGAGTGGCTGGAGGGGAGCAGTTGGCTGCGGGTGCTGAGCCTCCCCGTGCTTCCCGCTGGCCACCCGCACAGCCTGGCTGCCTGAGCCCCGCGGATTAGCTCGGTCCTGCTTAACCGCATGCCTTGATCCCGCAGGATGAAGGAACGTTGATCTCAGAAATCCCAGATATTGCAAATCGGGATGGACATGCCACTGATGAAGAGAAGCTGGCCTCCACCACCTCTGTGCAGAAACCAGCCGGGCTGGAGAAGAAGGGAGAGCCCGAAGATGACCTGGAGTACTTCGAGTGCTCGAACGTCCCCGTGCCGGCGGCAAAGCACGGTGTGGAGGCAGGTAGGGAGCGTCCTCGCTGCCTCTGGCTCTGGAGGTGAGCCATGCCCGCACCCGGGTAAtccctgcagcctctggcaATGCATTTGTGCTGTCGAGGCAACACAGCTTCATCACGTCTCATTTGTGCTGATAGGACTAAAGGTTACCGCAAGCCATTATGAAACCTCCGATTGCTTATCTGAGCTGCTTTCATTATGGAAACATCGTGGTGCAGGCAGCCTTCATCCAGACTCCTTCAGCCTGGAGCACTCTCCTGGAGGCACTGTGCTGGgaagccctgcagctcccagctcgcCCGCAGCCCTTTTCCCTGGGCACGCTGCCCTCCTGGAGGGGACCAGCTTTGTTGTTGCACAGGATGAGGCCGGcacctccccaggtgcaggttGACCCACAGTAGtaaaacacaaatgcaaagtCAGGGCTGTTATTCAAAGTGTCAATCCTGCTTGGGTTTTTCTCATCCTCAGTGTGAGCAGAGGCAAAGCACAGGTGATGAGCAGGCTGATTTTGGTTATTGTGGTTACAAGAAACGCTCCCTAAGTAGCGCCTCAGGTGCGCAAAGCGTCGTGCCGCTGTGCACTACCAGTGTCTGTTTGACCAAGGACAGCCAAGGCAAGGGCTGAGCTGGGCAACTCTTCCAGCCCAAGGGGGACATTCCTGGCATGCCCTGTGCCTGCCTTCGAGGCTGCAGGGCCCCTACCTGTGCCACAGCAAAGCTGCTGGGACGTGGTAGCTCCCAGCACATGGGGCTCTGGCTAATAGAGATCTCCAGGCTGCTACAGAAGCCTGCACTGGCGCTACTGCTGGTGCTTTGCTGCCTGTCTCCTGTGTAATTAACTGCTCTGACCAAtccattaaaatataattaaaagcCAGGCAACACGGCACTTAATCAATAGCAAAGTTATAGGTGCAAACAGAAATGGCTGCACGGAAGGTTCGCAGCTGTCTCCTGTGCAGCCACCCATTAATCCCTGCTCCTGAATGTCATGCGGAGCTGCAAACCTCTCAGGAGAGGAAAACAGCCCTTCGTCTCGCAGGGGAGGGAGACTTGTACAGCTAACGGTGAGCCTGGGAGGCATTAGTTATTGCTGCTGGTCTCAGAGGACACACGGCTGCTGGCCATGGTGCAGGGATAAATGGGGAAATCCCGGGGAATCTGCAGCCACAAGCTTCATGTTGCATCTTTTTCTCCCTAGCTGCGTtcttgcattattattatttatttattttctgtctggttAACAGGTGAATAACCAGTCATGTCCGCAGTTGTTTCCACAAGGTTCATAAATCACATCCCAAGTTCCATGGGGTGGGAGGGCGTCCCGAGCACTCCGACTGGAGGAGAGCCTTTAGCTTCTCTCCACTGCTGCCAGGAATAGAAGGGGCCATGTGCAGCTCCTTCGGCCCCAGGCCCAGCtggcgtggggctggggctggtgcaaTTTGGGGTGGCCGAGCAGGGGGTTTCCCCCACCCGAGATGTccagggcatcctcagcaccaCGGTCCCCAGGAACTGCTGCCGTGGCAGCTGCCGGGACGTGTGGGGCCACCAGAGGGGAGTGTTGGCTTCCACCAGGGCACGAGAGGCTGTCGGGGGTGCAGGATGCGTCCTCTTCAcgagggcaggagctgggggcaaAGAAAAGAATCCTTTGGGGAGGGAGCTCAGGGGACACGGAGActcagctgcacagctctgcagcccagcaaaCCCCCTTTGCTGCCGGGGTCTTGCTTCCAGGCATCTAAAATGttgaatttctctgtttttaggCTTTGAGAAGGAGCTCTCCAAGCAGATAGACAAGGATGGGCCTGGTGCCTTCCCTGTAAGTGCCACTTGAATCCTCCTCCCTGTGCCTTGGGGCGGCTCTGCCTGCtggtgtggggctgtggggtgctgaaggctggtgctggtgctggtgctcctgccctgctaACCGGGAGAGGCTGCAGCAAACGTCCCGCTGCTCCCAGAAGTGCTGCCAAAACCTCTCTGAATTCACAGTGTGCAAAGCAGAAGGACAGAGGCTGTGtctgtgaggaggaaggaggctggggctggccctgctggtGCCGGTGCCTCCTGCGAGAGAGGCTCAGACGCAGCTTTCGGGAAGCCGGCTGACAGCAGAGAGGGGGATTAACGAGGGCAGCCTGCTTTggcagcctggccctgcagccagcagtgccccaaCTCTGCTTGGGGcatccccagtgccccccaAGGGGTGGTTGGGGTGGCCCCGAGACCCCGGTGCAGCAGGGGGCACCCTGTGCCAGCTTAGCTGCCCCTGGCcaaagctgctggaggtgggaaTCAGATGACAGTGAGATTAGCAACATCAGCAAAATTAGCGTCCCTGAGACAGATTTAACTGCGCTAAGCCCCTCAAGGACGTGAGGCAAAGTGAGCCTTTTGTTCGGTGCTGCTGAGGGCATGGGCTGGCAGTCGCTCTTGGTCATCCCAAAAGGTGGGGGGATTTGCCATGGGGTAGGCAGCAGCTACAGATACTTGCAGGCCTTTGGGTGCACACCTGTTTGCAAGATGCCATGGAGGCTGCTGCAAAAACCACCCCGGGCTGGAGCCCCTGGGAGGCGTGTGGGGCTCCCTCGTGCTGGCATCTGGCAATGGTCGAAgcgccggggaggggggagaggggagggagggagagagaagtgtATTCGTCTCCAAAACACTGCGAAAACAGGTTGGCTTCTCCGCAGCACTTCGCTATTTATGGCCTCGCAGCCTGTTTCCAAGGAGATGGCTGCGAGGGGATGATGAGAGGAGGACGAGGCTTGCAGGAATGCTGCTCTGGAGGCGCTCCAGGCTGCTGGAGCCCTGCAGGCCCCGCACCCTGCCCTCACTGCCGTGCGGCCCTGGGGGACAGGGGCTGGGCCCCAGGAGGAGAAGACCCCGAGCAATGCTGCTGCAGACCCCACAAACATCCCCATAGTGCCAGCAGTGTCAGAGGTGTCCCCACCTGGCCGGGAGGTGATGCAGGCAGCCCCCAAGGCTGCTTTAAAGCCCAGCACAGACGCCAGGCCCCGAGCTGTCAGTGTGTGCAGGAGGGGACACTCAGTGCTTGAGCTGATGAAATGGGGGAGGACACCCCAAATCCGGGAAGGAGGGTGAATAGAAAGTCACCAAAATGCAGTGTCCCAGCCGGGTGATCTCCCCCCACAGGGCAGCCCCGGGCTGTGCCTGCCGGACAAATCCCCCGTGGGCATCACCAGCGGGAGCAGGAGCGACAGCCCCCTGGATGGCATCTGCCTGAGCGCCTCCGAGAAGGCGGCCGTGCTCACGCTCATCAGGGAGGAGGTGaggccgggggcagccccgaCACGCTGCCATGGGacggggggagcggggcaggctctggggctgggggcgcaccctgagcacagccccagggtctcgtgtctgctgcctcccagatAATCACGAAGGAGATCGAAGCCAACGAGTGGAAGAAGAAATACGAAGAGAGCCGTCAGGAAGTCTTGGAGATGAGGTAAAAACCTTCGGCTGCGTCGTGCTCGGGGGATGCTGTGCTCTTTGCTCGCCCCTAGGAGCTCCGGTTGGGCTGTGGGGCCGTAATGGGATGACACGGTTTGGCGTCAGCGGGGAGGGACGCGTTATGAGACGTGTTCCCTTTGTGCTTGTGCCGTGTTGAGCCTGCGGTTTCCTTGTCATGGGGGTGAAATCCCATTAGCTGCGGCTGGAGGGGGTCTCAGCACCATGGTGGGAGCTGGAGCCCAGCTCCTGTGCTCCAGGCTCTGTGGCCGGCTGCTGCTCGGGCTGCCTTCGTGGCAGGGCAAGGGGTGGCGGGGCCCCCTGCTAGAGCAGGGCTGTAGGGGggtgcctgctgcctctgaCCTGCTCCTGTTCTCCCTCCATCCTAGGAAGATCGTGGCCGAGTACGAGAAGACCATTGCCCAGATGATAGGTGAGGCCCCACCGCCTGGCCGGGTGTtaggggcagggagctgctgccgctgccgcccCTGCTCAGTCCCCGCATCCCCGTTGCTGGTTTTCCTTCACAGAGGACGAGCAGAGGACGAACATGACATCCCAGAAGaacctgcagcagctcaccaTGGAAAAGGACCAAGCCCTGGCAGACCTGAACTCGGTGGAGAGGTCCCTGTCGGATCTCTTCAGGAGATACGAGAACCTGAAGGGCGTCCTTGAAGGCTTTAAGAAGGTCCTTGTCTCGGTGTCCTCCCCCTCCTCGCAGCCCCTTGGGGCCAGAGTCCTGTGCAGTGGTTTTCAGGTCCCACGCGGCACTGCTTcggctgctgccccagcccttgCTGAGACCCCGgcttgctgctgtgctccagcagcttgCTGGCGAACGAGCAGGGCCTCTTCCATGCCGTGGGAAGCCAGTGGTGGAGCTGGGCTCACGAGGAGCCTGCCTGCTCCCCGGGGCTGTCCTGCTGGTGGTGAGCGCAGGGCATCGTGCCCTGGGGCAGAAACTGCATCCAAGGCAGGTGCCAGGGCAAGGCCCCTGGCTCCATGTatgcagcagcttttccttgctgctgagctggaTAAGGGGCTACAGCCCCTTGTAAGTGAGAAACTGGGTCTTTTTAAGGCCTTTTTCTTTCACCTGCAGAACGCATTCTGTCTCTCTGCTCAGTCCCAGCACAGATGGATGTTCTCTATTTTCCAGAATGAAGAAGCCTTGAAGAAGTGTGCCCAGGATTATTTAAACCGGGTCAAGCAAGAAGAGCAGCGGTATCAGGCTCTGAAGGTCcatgcagaggaaaaattagACAAGTAAGAGCCGCAGCTGAGGGCTGTGTAGGGTGCAggctgaaggaggaggaggaagatagGTGCCTTCTAACCTGTTCTTTGACCGGGTGCAGCACCAAGACCCAGAGCTCGGGGTTGATGTGAAGGTGCAGGCCCTGCAGGGGCTCGCTGGTGCTGCCAAGGAGCTGCCTGGGCACCCCTGATGCATGTAGGCACTCAGGAGCcgggctgtgctggtgcagcacaGTCTGACGTCGTGTCACAGGGCTCCTGGCTGTGCCCAACCACATAACCACAGCCCCCTTCTCTCCAAACCCCCCCAGAGCCAACGAGGAGATCGCCCAGGTGCGCACAAAAGCCAAAGCGGAGAGCGCGGCGCTGCACGCCGGGCTGCGCAAGGAGCAGATGAAGGTGGAGTCCCTGGAgagagccctgcagcagaagGTAACGCGGCCCCCGGCCTCTGTGGGCTGCACTGGGTTACTCTGGGCTTCCGTGGTGCTGTTTGAGTGCCTGGGCATCCTTTGGTGCtgggctgtgtgctgctgcaggtcctTGTGCCACAAGTACCAG
Coding sequences within it:
- the TACC1 gene encoding transforming acidic coiled-coil-containing protein 1 isoform X1 — its product is MAFSAWQLLSPVQWARWTWSAVRGGGAPEGEDGGVGGEAEEDSQAESKALGFSSDSEGNFETPEAETPVRSPLKELCEPPPGPPQPEAGTQGHTELLGAACWDSSRGLHPEDAAQPEIGAPAADVGSAGESSPEDPSLTQPPAAAQHPAALGTGAGAGCAVGPAPVPHAGTAACEPVMSGGDPAGGDAGLAEQEEDGLAQESSPSGGQLRKGKPPSPGRKGEGSVEPAAEEPPVPPASYHFDPEQYDESVNPFVAGGCKLQSSPPTPRRLPLPVSEPGGDLAPQTKGQVPKAEVDVTEGGEGTETRRATPRKGSRIPASKLTPKRHRDPARKPAEDAERGPTEPGVPQGPPRAAAAPWDSPDPSPFSGSPALQHSPTLPKGSYQFDPDNFDSMDPFKPTKTLASTADCCPATDNSLNEILESQTLEVPDELAQGRDSPKKPKSRLITTTEQVKFLCFLLSGCKVKKYETQALVLDVCSQDEGTLISEIPDIANRDGHATDEEKLASTTSVQKPAGLEKKGEPEDDLEYFECSNVPVPAAKHGVEAGFEKELSKQIDKDGPGAFPGSPGLCLPDKSPVGITSGSRSDSPLDGICLSASEKAAVLTLIREEIITKEIEANEWKKKYEESRQEVLEMRKIVAEYEKTIAQMIEDEQRTNMTSQKNLQQLTMEKDQALADLNSVERSLSDLFRRYENLKGVLEGFKKNEEALKKCAQDYLNRVKQEEQRYQALKVHAEEKLDKANEEIAQVRTKAKAESAALHAGLRKEQMKVESLERALQQKNQEIEELTKICDELIAKLGRTD
- the TACC1 gene encoding transforming acidic coiled-coil-containing protein 1 isoform X3, which translates into the protein MAFSAWQLLSPVQWARWTWSAVRGGGAPEGEDGGVGGEAEEDSQAESKALGFRSGCKVKKYETQALVLDVCSQDEGTLISEIPDIANRDGHATDEEKLASTTSVQKPAGLEKKGEPEDDLEYFECSNVPVPAAKHGVEAGFEKELSKQIDKDGPGAFPGSPGLCLPDKSPVGITSGSRSDSPLDGICLSASEKAAVLTLIREEIITKEIEANEWKKKYEESRQEVLEMRKIVAEYEKTIAQMIEDEQRTNMTSQKNLQQLTMEKDQALADLNSVERSLSDLFRRYENLKGVLEGFKKNEEALKKCAQDYLNRVKQEEQRYQALKVHAEEKLDKANEEIAQVRTKAKAESAALHAGLRKEQMKVESLERALQQKNQEIEELTKICDELIAKLGRTD
- the TACC1 gene encoding transforming acidic coiled-coil-containing protein 1 isoform X2 — its product is MAFSAWQLLSPVQWARWTWSAVRGGGAPEGEDGGVGGEAEEDSQAESKALGFSSDSEGNFETPEAETPVRSPLKELCEPPPGPPQPEAGTQGHTELLGAACWDSSRGLHPEDAAQPEIGAPAADVGSAGESSPEDPSLTQPPAAAQHPAALGTGAGAGCAVGPAPVPHAGTAACEPVMSGGDPAGGDAGLAEQEEDGLAQESSPSGGQLRKGKPPSPGRKGEGSVEPAAEEPPVPPASYHFDPEQYDESVNPFVAGGCKLQSSPPTPRRLPLPVSEPGGDLAPQTKGQVPKAEVDVTEGGEGTETRRATPRKGSRIPASKLTPKRHRDPARKPAEDAERGPTEPGVPQGPPRAAAAPWDSPDPSPFSGSPALQHSPTLPKGSYQFDPDNFDSMDPFKPTKTLASTADCCPATDNSLNEILESQTLEVPDELAQGRDSPKKPKSRLITSGCKVKKYETQALVLDVCSQDEGTLISEIPDIANRDGHATDEEKLASTTSVQKPAGLEKKGEPEDDLEYFECSNVPVPAAKHGVEAGFEKELSKQIDKDGPGAFPGSPGLCLPDKSPVGITSGSRSDSPLDGICLSASEKAAVLTLIREEIITKEIEANEWKKKYEESRQEVLEMRKIVAEYEKTIAQMIEDEQRTNMTSQKNLQQLTMEKDQALADLNSVERSLSDLFRRYENLKGVLEGFKKNEEALKKCAQDYLNRVKQEEQRYQALKVHAEEKLDKANEEIAQVRTKAKAESAALHAGLRKEQMKVESLERALQQKNQEIEELTKICDELIAKLGRTD